In the Marinobacter sp. Arc7-DN-1 genome, CAGGCTCTCCAACTTTTCGTAATACTTTTAGTGAAAATCCCTGGAACCGACCGGAAGCGTTTTTATTAAATGAGTGAGGTCCGAAAGCCTCCCCGCCATCACATGAACAATATCCCCCTCTCTTTCCAGAACCCCCTTAACATGCAACAACCGGGCGGTCAGTAGCGGTTTTCGCTGCCGCCGCGCCGTTTCCAGCCACACCACCACGTTCACGTTGCCGGTTTCGTCTTCCAGAGTCACGAAGGTAACGCCGGAGGCGGAGCCGGGACGCTGGCGGCCGGTGACGAGGCCGGCCACCTGGACGGGGATGCCGGCTTTGGTGGTTTTCAGTTGTTCGGCACTGAGACAGAACCGGAGGTGGCCCTGTTCCCGGAGCAGGGCCAGGGGGTGGCGCTGGAGGGTCAGGCCCTGGCTGGAATAGTCGGCCAATACGTTCTGGCCTTCGGTGGGTTCCGGTAGCTGGTGGCAATATTCCGGTTGGCAGTCGACGGTGGTTTCTTCGGCGAACAGTTCGGCGGGCTGTTCGTGGTCGAGTAGTTGCCAGTAAGCCTGGTGGCGGTTGGTGGTGAATGTGGGCATGGCGTTGGCGCCGGCCAGGAGCTCCATGTCACGCTGGTTCAGTACGGCCAGGCGACGGAGTTCACTGGCGGAGCGGTAGCCGGCTGCCGGGCGGTTCTGGTGGATGCGTTCGGCACCGCTGGCGGAGAGCCCCTGGATGATTCTCAGGCCCAGGCGCAGGTGGTGTTCCTTGCCTTCCAGGGTGTGGTTCCACTGGCTGGCATTCACGTCTGGCGGGAGTACGGTAACGTCGTGGCGCCGGGCGTCCTGGACCAGTTGCGAGGGGGAATAGAACCCCATGGGTTGGCTGTTCAGCAGGGCGCAGTAGAAGGCGGCCGGATGGTGGCGTTTGATCCAGGCGGAGGCGTACACCAGCAGGGCAAAGCTGGCGGCGTGGGATTCGGGGAAGCCGTAGCCGCCGAAGCCGCAGATTTGCTGGTAGAGCCGTTCGGCAAAGTCGGCGTCGTGACCGCGTTCGAGCATGCCGGTGACCAGTTTTTCCCGGAACGGGGTCAGGTCGCCGTGGGATTTCCAGGCGGCCATGGCCCGGCGGAGCTGGTCGGCTTCGCCGGCGGAGAAACCGGCGGCCACCATGGCCAGCTTGATGACCTGTTCCTGGAAAATGGGCACGCCCAGGGTGCGCTCCAGGACTTTTCGTACGGCATCGTTAGGATAGTCCACTGGCTCCAGGCCGTGTTTGCGGCGCAGGTAGGGGTGCACCATGTCGCCCTGGATGGGGCCGGGCCGCACGATGGCCACCTCGATTACCAGATCGTACCAGGTTTCCGGTTTCAGGCGCGGGAGCATGTTGATCTGGGCCCGGGACTCCACCTGGAATACGCCGATACTGTCGCCTTTCTGGAGCATGGCGTAGGTCGCCCGGTCTTCCGGGGGGATGTCCTGTATCCGGAATGGCTGACCCTTTTCGTCGCTGATCAGCTCCAGGGCCTTGCGTATGGCTGAAAGCATGCCAAGAGCCAGCACATCCACTTTCATCAGGCCCAGGCTTTCCAGGTCATCCTTGTCCCACTGGATAACGGTGCGGTCTGCCATGGCGGCGTTTTCGACCGGGACGAGTTCGGCCAGTGGGCCGGCGCTGATAACAAAACCGCCTACATGTTGGGACATATGGCGGGGAAAGCCGAGCAGGGTGTTTACCAGGGTGAAGAACTGGTCCGCCACCTGCGGATTGCGGGTGATTTTCTTGTCCAGAATCTGCTGGCGCCAGTTGGTGGCCTTGTCCCGCCAGTCGATGCCTTCCAGCAGTTGTTCTACCAGGGCGGGATCAAAACCGAGGGCTTTGCCAACATCACGAATAGCACTGCGAGGACGGTAACGGATCACTGTGGCGGCGAGGGCGGCCCGCTCCCGGCTGTAGCGCCGGTAGATGTACTGGATGACTTCTTCCCGGCGCTCGTGCTCAAAATCCACATCAATGTCGGGTGGTTCGTTACGGTCTTTGGAGATGAAGCGTTCGAACAGAAGTTCAACCCGGGTCGGGTTCACCTCGGTGATGCCCAGGCAGTAACAGACGGCGGAGTTGGCGGCGGAGCCCCGGCCCTGGCACAGGATATCCCGACTGCGGGCAAAGGCCACGATGTCGTGGATGGTGAGGAAGTAATGCTCGTACTTCATCTCCGAGATCAGGCCCAGTTCCTTGCGGATCAGGTTCTGGACCGGAAGTGGCGTACCTTCGGGGTAGCGCCGGCGCTCACCCTCGCGGGTCAGCCGTTTCAGGTAACTGGCGGGGGATTCCCCTTCCGGCACCAGGTCCGGCGGGTATTCGTAGCGCAGGCTGCCGGGCTCGAAGGTGCATTGCCGGGCGATGGCCAGGGTTTCGTTCAGCCAGGTTTCGGGAAACAGCCGCTGAAGAACGGGCAAGGGCCGAAGGTATCGTTCACCATTCTGGAACAGGCAGTGGCCGGCGTGTTCAAGATTGGTGTGGTTGCGCAAGGCTGTAAGCACATCCTGCAGGGGCTGACGCTCCCGGCTGTGCATATGCACTTCACCCACGGCGGCAACCGGGATGCGTATCTGCCCGGCCAGCCAGCGAATCCGCGCAAGCCGCTGTTCCTCGCCGGATTCCAGGGTGCGGGCGGCGGCAATCCAGAGCCGGGGATCAAACAGGCGGTTCAGCCATTCTCCGCAGGCCAGAGCCTGATCGGACTCTGCCTCGGCAGGTGAGGGTGGCAGCCACAGGCACAGGCAGTCGTCGAGAGGGTGGGTTTCAATGTCCCGGGCGAATAACTGGTATTGGCCTTTTTCCGCCCGGCGGCGGCTGGTAGTGATCAGCTGACAGAGCTGGCCATAGCCTTTACGGGTCCGTGCCAGAAGGATAAAGCGGGGTGTGGTTGCGCCTTTGGGCGCATCGGAAAGCTCGAACCAACTGCCGGTAATCAGCTTGACCGGGCTTTCGGACAGTGCCGCCCAGGCCCGGGGAATGCCGGCCACGGAACAGGCATCGGTGATCGCCAGAGCCGCGTAGCCGAGCTCGTGCGCCCGTTCGGTCAGCTCGTGTGGGTGAGAGGCTCCGGTCAGGAAGGTGAAATTGCTGAAGCAGAACAGTTCTGCATACTGACGTTCAGCCATCAGCCAAACCAGCCATGCACAAACCAGCCCTCCCGGGGATCCCGGAAAATCCAGGCCAACTGGCCGTTGTTTAGTTGGGCAATGTAGTAATCCCGGTGTACCCGCTGGCCATCCCACCAGCCACCGCTGATCCGCTCCGGGCCGGCGAACCAGGCGGCCGGCGCTTCGGCAAGCGGTTGCGGGCCTTTCAACAGCCAGAGGGGGCGCCGTGGCAGCTTTCCGTCCGGCTTTAACCGGGCTCCGGGTTTGCGCAGTACTTCTGAAGCGGACCACGCCCGTTCGGGGCGATGATCGGCCTGGGGCGAGAGCTGTTTGAGCGCCTGTTCCCCAAGGCGCGCCTGCAAGCGGCTGATCAGGGTATGCCAGGCTTCATTCAGATCCTGGGTTTCTCCCAGCAGGTCCTGCCCGGATGGCTTTTCCCGGGGCATGAAACGCTTCACCGATAGCATCAGCGAGATAACCGGCGCCTGTAGCGAAAGCTGATCAAGTCGCAACCGGATCAGGTTCAGAAAGTTCCCGGCCCGGTGTTCCGGCCCGGAGGTTCGGATGTGTAAACGGGTAGGCTCCGAGTGCCGGTGTTTCAGAACCAGCCTCAGGCTGTCGGTATCCTGCTGGCGCCAGCAAAGGTCTTCCTCCAGTTCCGTGAGCATGCGCTGGAGCGGAAACAGCAGCCCCTGGGTGTGCTCGATCTCCCGCACAAAATCGGCCTGCTGCCGGAAAGAGTGGGGCGGTTGCCAGGGTGCTCGCGGATCCGGCCGTGTGCCCTGGATTTTCTGGATGTAAGCCAGCAGCTCAGGAGACAGGCGGCGTGCCAGCTCATTGGACGGTAAATCAAAGACCTCCCCCAGCGTGCTCAGTCCCAGGCGCTGCAGACGCGTGCAGGCTTTCTCATCGAATTCGGCAGCCAACAGGGGCATCTGGCTCAGGGTTCGCTGAATATGGTCCTTATCGGCTGTGCATTCCCCCTTGCCCGCACGGGCAATCAGGCGGGCTGCCAGGGGCGTGTAGCCAATCCCGATCCAGGCATTCAACTGGCGCTCATTCAGCCCCTGTTCCACCGTTTGCCAAACGGTGGGCAGCCCGCCATACAGCTTCTGCAGGCTGCCGATCTCAGTCAGCAGGCCATCCGGCGGAACCAGCACAATATAGGCGGCGTAGCGATACAGCCAGCGGGCCTGATCTTCCAGGATTCTGACTTCCTGAGCCTCATCAGCGCGCACCATGCCCAGATCCGGCACCAGACCGATGGCGGTTTTCAGGCGCATGCCGCTACGTATGCCCTGGGCCCTGGCCTCGGGGCAGGCCTGGATCACCTTCTGGCCAGAGCCTTCCACAATCACCAGCGCGCCCTGGTCTTCACGGGAGCGGCGAATATGGTCCAGCAACAGGTGTGGAAAATGCAAATACAGCCACAGCATGGAGAGCTATTACCCGGTTGAATCCGACCAGGGCCCGCGAATGGTCCGGGTAGTTTCACGAAACGAAAGGCCGGCCCGCTGGGCCATGGCCAGTGAACAGCGCTGCCCGGGCCAGCTTCCCCGGCGTTTCAGCACATTTACCGTAAGATCCTGCTGCTCACCCGGCTCCAGCTCCAGGCGCAGTGCGGCCGGAGAATTCTGCCCGGCGTAACGCCGCTCCCGGAACAGCACGCACACATTGCTACCGGCTTCGGCAGCCAGTTGCAGGCGCCGGACCTCCCGGGAGGCCAGTTTTCCGGGCCAGGCCATCACCAGCCCCGTTACCGGTGAGCGGAGGCAGTTTTCCAGTGTCCACAGAAAGTCGCCCTCATCCTCAGCATGGATCAGAACCACCTGGTCCAGATTTACGCCTTCCCGGGCAAGGGCTGGCGCATAGGGGGTGTGTGGCGGATTCAGCCAGAACACGGTTTTACCTTCTCCACACACCCGCTGCATGAGTGGCAGCAGCAAATGCAGCTCACCAATACCCGGTGCATCCAGAAGGCATTCGCTCAGGGCGCCCCGGGGCCAGCCCAGGCCGCCAAGCTGGTTATCCAGAACCTGATACCCGGTTGGTTCCGCAGGTTGTGTGGTCTGGACGTGACGGCGCCCCTGCCAGACACGGGCATCCTGCATCAGCGTGTTCAGAAGCTCGCTCATGATGAACATTCTCAATATACTGTTTAAATATACAGTATATTGAGAGTGGCGGGATTTCAAGGGAAGGGTTGATAAAACGAACGGCCAGACCCACGCTTATAGTACAGCCATCAGCCATGGAGGTTGAGATGAGTGACCTGAAAGAGCACAGCTGCGAAGCGTGCAGCCCGAACGCGCCCAAGGCTACCGGGGAAGAGAAGCAGCGCTTGCACAAAGACGTTCCGGACTGGGAAGTTCTGGACATTGATGGAGAAGAGCAGCTTCACAAGATCTTCAAACTCAAAAACTTTGTTAAGGCTCTGGAATTCACCAACAAGATCGGCGATCTCGCCGAAGCCGAGAATCATCACCCCGTGATTGTTCTGGAATACGGAAAAGTCGCGGTAAGCTGGTGGAGCCACGAAATCGGCGGCCTGCACAAAAACGACTTCATCCTGGCGGCACGAACCGATGCTGCCTTTAACGACCTGCAATAACCCGGGCCGTAAGCCGTATGATTGAAGGCCGTACCGACAGCCCACTGACCCTGAAACTGGGAAATGAAGAGCTGATCATTCGCCGCCGCTACGAAGTGATCAGCATCATCAACGACTTTTTCATCGCCATCTGGTTCCTCGTGGGCAGTATCCTGTTTCTGTTCCCCGAATATGAGAAGGCGGCTATCTGGCTGTTTATCGTTGGCAGTTTCCAGTTCCTGATTCGCCCGGCCATCCGTCTCATCAGTCACATCCACATACAG is a window encoding:
- a CDS encoding error-prone DNA polymerase, which encodes MAERQYAELFCFSNFTFLTGASHPHELTERAHELGYAALAITDACSVAGIPRAWAALSESPVKLITGSWFELSDAPKGATTPRFILLARTRKGYGQLCQLITTSRRRAEKGQYQLFARDIETHPLDDCLCLWLPPSPAEAESDQALACGEWLNRLFDPRLWIAAARTLESGEEQRLARIRWLAGQIRIPVAAVGEVHMHSRERQPLQDVLTALRNHTNLEHAGHCLFQNGERYLRPLPVLQRLFPETWLNETLAIARQCTFEPGSLRYEYPPDLVPEGESPASYLKRLTREGERRRYPEGTPLPVQNLIRKELGLISEMKYEHYFLTIHDIVAFARSRDILCQGRGSAANSAVCYCLGITEVNPTRVELLFERFISKDRNEPPDIDVDFEHERREEVIQYIYRRYSRERAALAATVIRYRPRSAIRDVGKALGFDPALVEQLLEGIDWRDKATNWRQQILDKKITRNPQVADQFFTLVNTLLGFPRHMSQHVGGFVISAGPLAELVPVENAAMADRTVIQWDKDDLESLGLMKVDVLALGMLSAIRKALELISDEKGQPFRIQDIPPEDRATYAMLQKGDSIGVFQVESRAQINMLPRLKPETWYDLVIEVAIVRPGPIQGDMVHPYLRRKHGLEPVDYPNDAVRKVLERTLGVPIFQEQVIKLAMVAAGFSAGEADQLRRAMAAWKSHGDLTPFREKLVTGMLERGHDADFAERLYQQICGFGGYGFPESHAASFALLVYASAWIKRHHPAAFYCALLNSQPMGFYSPSQLVQDARRHDVTVLPPDVNASQWNHTLEGKEHHLRLGLRIIQGLSASGAERIHQNRPAAGYRSASELRRLAVLNQRDMELLAGANAMPTFTTNRHQAYWQLLDHEQPAELFAEETTVDCQPEYCHQLPEPTEGQNVLADYSSQGLTLQRHPLALLREQGHLRFCLSAEQLKTTKAGIPVQVAGLVTGRQRPGSASGVTFVTLEDETGNVNVVVWLETARRQRKPLLTARLLHVKGVLEREGDIVHVMAGRLSDLTHLIKTLPVGSRDFH
- a CDS encoding Y-family DNA polymerase is translated as MLWLYLHFPHLLLDHIRRSREDQGALVIVEGSGQKVIQACPEARAQGIRSGMRLKTAIGLVPDLGMVRADEAQEVRILEDQARWLYRYAAYIVLVPPDGLLTEIGSLQKLYGGLPTVWQTVEQGLNERQLNAWIGIGYTPLAARLIARAGKGECTADKDHIQRTLSQMPLLAAEFDEKACTRLQRLGLSTLGEVFDLPSNELARRLSPELLAYIQKIQGTRPDPRAPWQPPHSFRQQADFVREIEHTQGLLFPLQRMLTELEEDLCWRQQDTDSLRLVLKHRHSEPTRLHIRTSGPEHRAGNFLNLIRLRLDQLSLQAPVISLMLSVKRFMPREKPSGQDLLGETQDLNEAWHTLISRLQARLGEQALKQLSPQADHRPERAWSASEVLRKPGARLKPDGKLPRRPLWLLKGPQPLAEAPAAWFAGPERISGGWWDGQRVHRDYYIAQLNNGQLAWIFRDPREGWFVHGWFG
- the imuA gene encoding translesion DNA synthesis-associated protein ImuA, coding for MSELLNTLMQDARVWQGRRHVQTTQPAEPTGYQVLDNQLGGLGWPRGALSECLLDAPGIGELHLLLPLMQRVCGEGKTVFWLNPPHTPYAPALAREGVNLDQVVLIHAEDEGDFLWTLENCLRSPVTGLVMAWPGKLASREVRRLQLAAEAGSNVCVLFRERRYAGQNSPAALRLELEPGEQQDLTVNVLKRRGSWPGQRCSLAMAQRAGLSFRETTRTIRGPWSDSTG
- a CDS encoding 4a-hydroxytetrahydrobiopterin dehydratase; the protein is MSDLKEHSCEACSPNAPKATGEEKQRLHKDVPDWEVLDIDGEEQLHKIFKLKNFVKALEFTNKIGDLAEAENHHPVIVLEYGKVAVSWWSHEIGGLHKNDFILAARTDAAFNDLQ
- a CDS encoding YrhK family protein — encoded protein: MIEGRTDSPLTLKLGNEELIIRRRYEVISIINDFFIAIWFLVGSILFLFPEYEKAAIWLFIVGSFQFLIRPAIRLISHIHIQRIPASNWES